GGGGAAATCAGCGCGGTCGTCGCCAGGGTCCCCTTCCTCAAAGAAACATCAATCAAATACTCGGAGGTTTAACAGGCATGGATATCACTGTCCTTGAGGGATACTTTTATACAAAAGAGCATGAATGGGTCAGGATTGAAGGGAACAGGGCGAAGATCGGCATCAGCGATTACGCCCAGCAGAAGCTGGGTGACATCACTTTCATCGATCCTCCCCAGGCCGGAAAGAAGGTCAAGCAGTTCGATTTCCTCACCGGCATCGAATCGGTTAAGGCCGCCAGCGACATCTACTCCCCCCTTTCGGGGACGATAACGGCTTGCAACGAGGCCCTGGACGACGCGCCGGAGCTGGTGAACAAATCATGCTACACCGAGGGATGGATCGCGGAGATCGAGGTTGCCGATCCGTCGGAAACGAAGAACCTCATGGACGCGGCGGCCTATAAACAATACGCGGCCGGACTGGAATAGCCATGGCGCGGTTCACTCCCCATACCGACCGGGACGTACGGCAGATGCTTGATGCCATCGGCGTTGAATCGGTCGGTCAGCTTTTCACGGATATACCGGAATCCCTCCGGCCGAAATCCTTTGACCTGCCAGCCGGCATGTCCGAGAACGAGGTCGCCAGGGTCTTCAATGACCTGGCGCGGCGAAACAGGACAGACCTGGTGTCGTTCCTGGGGGGAGGGTACTATGACCACTTTATCCCTGCCGCGGTGGATACCGTATCGTCCCGCTCGGAATTTTTCACGGCCTATACCCCCTACCAGCCGGAAGCGTCCCAGGGGACCCTGCGGGCTATTTTTGAATACCAGACCATGATAGCGGGAATTGCCGGGCTGGATTACGCCAATGCGTCTCTCTACGATGGCGGTACGGCGCTGTACGAGGCGATCGCCATGGCGGTGAGGGCCAATAATAGAAAGAAAATTCTCGTAGATGCGGGGGTCAATCCCCTTTTCAGAAAGATCATCGGCACCTACGTGATAAATATCGATGTCGACATCGTGGAAGTGGACCTGAAGGACATCCACGCCGACACGGCGAAGCTGGAATCCCTCCTTGACGATGATACCTCC
This genomic window from Spirochaetota bacterium contains:
- the gcvH gene encoding glycine cleavage system protein GcvH, whose amino-acid sequence is MDITVLEGYFYTKEHEWVRIEGNRAKIGISDYAQQKLGDITFIDPPQAGKKVKQFDFLTGIESVKAASDIYSPLSGTITACNEALDDAPELVNKSCYTEGWIAEIEVADPSETKNLMDAAAYKQYAAGLE